The following coding sequences lie in one Kitasatospora azatica KCTC 9699 genomic window:
- a CDS encoding winged helix-turn-helix transcriptional regulator: MNTERLAYRSDGLSRPILDQITDKWSMIVIAVLDEPRRFNEIKRRVEGVTQRVLTQTLRRLERNGLIVRRVLPTSPVGVEYSLTPLGESLREPFSQLHAWTVANTDEIRARQVEYDQRAHDGRSRDSRVPEQLTAPEHARCSDGG, from the coding sequence ATGAATACGGAACGCCTTGCCTATCGGTCCGATGGCCTCAGCCGCCCGATCCTGGACCAGATCACCGACAAGTGGTCGATGATAGTCATAGCGGTGCTCGACGAGCCCAGGCGGTTCAACGAGATCAAGCGCCGCGTCGAAGGCGTGACCCAGCGGGTCTTGACCCAGACCCTGCGCCGCCTGGAGCGCAACGGACTGATCGTGCGCCGCGTGCTGCCGACCTCGCCGGTCGGGGTCGAGTACTCCCTCACTCCGCTCGGCGAATCCCTGCGGGAGCCGTTCAGTCAGTTGCACGCCTGGACCGTCGCCAATACGGACGAGATCCGAGCGCGCCAAGTGGAATACGACCAGCGGGCGCACGACGGTCGAAGCCGGGATTCCCGCGTGCCAGAACAGTTAACTGCGCCGGAACACGCCCGGTGTTCCGACGGCGGATAG
- a CDS encoding LLM class flavin-dependent oxidoreductase has protein sequence MAYTGAPSGVYQAARGVVVSVRFGLSFLPDCTPETKSPETYFSDALELSVQAETGGLDSVKMTEHYLHHYGGYCPSPLGFLSAVAARTNSVRLITGCVLPVFHHPIQLAAEAAQVDAISGGRLDVGFARAYLPDEFDALGVEMDESVDRYRETIRAVRRIWTEEKVSEETPFFSYRDVTGLPRPTQQPHPPMWGAAVRTPESFSWLGTEGLGLLITPMISPHEFRDQLTLYREAFQTAHGASGQQPRVMASLPLVVAETDERAEEIAETYLRRYLDVWAEAVSPWDRRESKAYRGYSGFGWMLRGLQPSKLYTEGGAIVGSPATVIDRIRAFNDHIGGVDQILWQVDFGAMPLPEARQTLELFCDQVLPEVKAL, from the coding sequence GTGGCATACACCGGAGCTCCATCCGGCGTATATCAGGCTGCTAGAGGAGTGGTGGTATCGGTGCGCTTCGGTCTTTCTTTTCTTCCTGACTGCACACCGGAGACGAAATCTCCGGAGACGTATTTCAGCGACGCGCTGGAGCTGTCGGTGCAGGCCGAGACAGGCGGCCTGGATTCGGTCAAGATGACCGAGCACTATCTCCACCACTACGGCGGCTACTGCCCCAGCCCGCTGGGTTTCCTCTCCGCCGTGGCCGCCCGGACGAACTCGGTCAGGTTGATAACCGGATGCGTTCTTCCGGTCTTCCACCACCCGATCCAATTGGCCGCGGAAGCCGCTCAGGTGGACGCGATCAGCGGTGGCCGGCTCGACGTGGGATTCGCCCGGGCGTATCTGCCGGACGAGTTCGACGCGCTGGGCGTGGAGATGGACGAGAGCGTCGACCGGTACCGCGAGACCATTCGCGCGGTGCGGCGGATCTGGACCGAGGAGAAGGTCAGCGAGGAGACGCCGTTCTTCTCCTACCGCGACGTGACCGGACTGCCGCGGCCCACCCAGCAGCCGCATCCGCCGATGTGGGGCGCCGCGGTGCGCACGCCGGAGAGCTTCAGCTGGCTGGGGACGGAGGGACTGGGGCTGCTGATCACCCCGATGATCTCGCCGCACGAGTTCCGTGACCAGCTGACCCTCTACCGCGAGGCCTTCCAGACGGCGCACGGCGCCTCCGGACAGCAGCCCCGGGTCATGGCCAGCCTGCCGCTGGTGGTCGCGGAGACCGACGAGCGCGCGGAAGAGATCGCCGAGACCTACCTGCGCCGCTACCTGGACGTCTGGGCTGAGGCCGTGAGCCCGTGGGACCGGCGGGAGTCCAAGGCCTACCGCGGCTACTCCGGGTTCGGCTGGATGCTGCGCGGTCTGCAGCCCAGCAAGCTCTACACCGAAGGCGGCGCGATCGTCGGATCACCGGCCACGGTCATCGACCGCATCCGCGCCTTCAACGACCACATCGGCGGCGTCGACCAGATCCTGTGGCAGGTCGATTTCGGCGCGATGCCGCTCCCCGAAGCTCGGCAGACCCTGGAGCTCTTCTGCGACCAGGTTCTGCCGGAGGTGAAAGCACTCTGA
- a CDS encoding radical SAM protein — MTSTIDTSYVANAGKQPTPTSDSRKTVQLVEFTAMQGVRYSVTLGYLKATAIADPALDAACDFRISVREQSGGEQATKELLDTWDEPFVVALTVFFWNRAQSLELARQVKERWPNCRVVVGGNDVSYQQEPLFAEAPWLDVLVHGEGELRFRDLLHTFLADGDLAEVAGISYWSDGAVVTTLDAPRITDLEQVVSPILTPVYSDEEITGSSMIVYETNRGCPYGCAFCYWGGATNSKVRQFELERIFAELDRLIRLMPMDATLFIADANFGILARDREIAERIVELCRRYDKRLIISTNWAKNSNDRIVEIASMLHAADLTGAITLSAQSFDADVLKIANRANIRTNHYRRLLSRFRELDVPTYTDLIWGLPGETFASYLNGIEEVLSAGGSPVIYPLLLLNNTEYSREAFKDEHALKTRWMPADITNPELVADVVVGHSAMTTEEWVRGMEFRVSMTLFQKILMRCALRVLHSTTGVRMVELCQQLWTFMLDDCADPFMRAVARDVAAVYRDPSTLDMALLRTVIGNQVVVPEEVHYQALLCRAVRSERATADLLNAAVDHLCNWLADSGFEVDRVLVDSALTVDLAATTIMRASLRGELVEAEFAVPRRGWDMLVEAGDVPSSLDTSNQGRVVRGTVWAPPRWVDYPISVYALSIWHGTGRPLYDLLFALPDRLPAVA, encoded by the coding sequence ATGACCTCCACCATCGACACGAGCTACGTCGCCAACGCCGGCAAGCAGCCGACGCCGACGTCCGACAGTCGGAAAACCGTCCAGCTCGTCGAGTTCACCGCGATGCAGGGGGTCCGGTACAGCGTCACCCTCGGATACCTCAAGGCGACCGCGATCGCCGACCCCGCCCTCGACGCGGCCTGCGACTTCCGGATCAGCGTGCGGGAGCAGAGCGGCGGGGAGCAGGCGACGAAGGAGCTGCTCGACACCTGGGACGAGCCGTTCGTCGTCGCGCTGACCGTGTTCTTCTGGAACCGCGCCCAGTCCCTGGAGCTGGCCCGCCAGGTGAAGGAACGCTGGCCGAACTGCCGCGTCGTCGTCGGCGGAAACGACGTCAGCTACCAGCAGGAGCCGCTGTTCGCCGAAGCGCCCTGGCTGGACGTGCTGGTGCACGGTGAGGGTGAACTGCGCTTCCGCGACCTGCTGCACACCTTCCTGGCCGACGGGGACCTCGCCGAGGTGGCGGGCATCAGCTACTGGTCCGACGGCGCCGTCGTCACCACTTTGGACGCGCCACGCATCACCGACCTCGAGCAGGTCGTCTCGCCGATCCTCACCCCGGTGTACTCCGACGAGGAGATCACCGGCTCGTCCATGATCGTCTACGAGACCAACCGGGGCTGCCCGTACGGGTGCGCCTTCTGCTACTGGGGCGGCGCGACCAACTCCAAGGTCCGCCAGTTCGAGCTGGAGCGGATCTTCGCCGAGCTGGACCGGCTGATCCGGCTGATGCCCATGGACGCGACCCTGTTCATCGCGGACGCGAACTTCGGCATCCTCGCCCGCGACCGGGAGATCGCCGAGCGCATCGTGGAGCTCTGCCGGCGCTACGACAAGCGGCTGATCATCAGCACCAACTGGGCGAAGAACAGCAACGATCGCATCGTGGAGATCGCGAGCATGCTGCATGCCGCCGACCTGACCGGCGCGATCACGCTGTCCGCGCAGTCCTTCGACGCGGACGTTCTGAAGATCGCCAATCGGGCCAACATCCGCACCAACCACTACCGCCGGCTGCTGTCCCGCTTCCGCGAACTCGACGTGCCCACCTACACCGACCTGATCTGGGGCCTGCCCGGCGAGACGTTCGCCTCGTACCTCAACGGCATCGAGGAGGTGCTGAGCGCAGGCGGCTCCCCGGTGATCTATCCCTTGCTGCTGCTGAACAACACCGAGTACTCGCGCGAGGCCTTCAAGGACGAGCACGCGTTGAAGACGCGCTGGATGCCCGCCGACATCACCAACCCCGAACTCGTCGCCGACGTCGTCGTCGGGCACTCCGCGATGACCACCGAGGAGTGGGTGCGCGGCATGGAGTTCCGGGTCTCCATGACGCTTTTTCAGAAGATTCTCATGCGCTGCGCGCTGCGCGTCCTGCACTCGACCACGGGCGTGCGGATGGTCGAACTGTGCCAGCAACTGTGGACGTTCATGCTGGACGACTGCGCCGACCCGTTCATGCGGGCGGTCGCCCGCGATGTCGCCGCCGTCTACCGGGACCCGTCCACCCTGGACATGGCGCTGCTGCGGACGGTCATCGGCAACCAGGTCGTCGTACCCGAAGAGGTGCACTACCAGGCGCTGCTGTGCCGCGCCGTCCGCTCCGAACGCGCCACCGCCGACCTGCTCAACGCGGCGGTCGACCACCTGTGCAACTGGCTGGCCGACTCCGGGTTCGAGGTCGACCGGGTCCTGGTCGACAGCGCGCTGACCGTTGACCTCGCGGCGACGACGATCATGCGTGCCAGCCTGCGCGGTGAGCTCGTCGAGGCGGAGTTCGCCGTCCCGAGGCGGGGCTGGGACATGCTCGTCGAGGCCGGTGACGTGCCGTCGAGTCTCGACACGAGCAACCAGGGGAGGGTCGTGCGCGGCACGGTGTGGGCGCCGCCGCGCTGGGTCGACTATCCGATCAGTGTCTACGCGCTGTCCATCTGGCACGGTACCGGCCGGCCGCTGTACGACCTGCTCTTCGCCCTGCCCGACCGGTTGCCGGCCGTCGCATGA
- a CDS encoding ricin-type beta-trefoil lectin domain protein, which produces MAPGTGFSATAAPVRAAAGTTGCGNAPTLASGTHTITSSGQNRSYILRVPANYDQTHPYRLVFGFHWVGGTANDVDSGGTDGYNWSYYGLRKLADADNNGTIFVAPQGINNGWGNSNGQDITFVDDMTRQLEAGLCVDTTQLFSSGFSYGGSMTYALACARPTVFRAVAVYSGANLSGCSGGTQPIAYMGLHGLRDNVLPISGGRALRDQFVRNNGCTPQNPPEPASGSLTHIVTAYSGCKSGYPVVWAAFDGAGHDPGPIDGCTCDGWHTWTSGEVWKFFSQFGSGTTPPPPPGGNQQIVGQASGRCVDVPNSSQTNGTQTQLWDCNGQANQHWTTTTSKQLTVYGNKCLDASGKGTSNGTAVVIWDCNGGTNQQWNVNSNGTITGVQSGLCLDATGTGTANGTKLQLWACSGAGNQQWSLHS; this is translated from the coding sequence ATGGCGCCGGGCACCGGCTTCAGCGCGACCGCCGCTCCGGTCAGGGCCGCCGCGGGTACCACCGGCTGCGGCAACGCACCGACGCTGGCGAGCGGCACCCACACGATCACCAGCAGCGGCCAGAACCGCAGCTACATCCTGCGGGTCCCCGCCAACTACGACCAGACCCACCCCTACCGCTTGGTCTTCGGATTCCACTGGGTGGGCGGCACCGCCAACGACGTCGACTCCGGCGGCACCGACGGGTACAACTGGTCGTACTACGGGCTCCGGAAGCTGGCGGACGCCGACAACAACGGCACCATCTTCGTCGCGCCGCAGGGCATCAACAACGGCTGGGGCAACTCCAACGGCCAGGACATCACCTTCGTCGACGACATGACCAGGCAGCTCGAAGCCGGCCTGTGCGTCGACACGACCCAGCTCTTCTCCTCCGGTTTCAGCTACGGCGGCTCGATGACCTATGCGCTCGCCTGCGCCCGGCCGACGGTCTTCCGCGCGGTCGCGGTCTACTCCGGCGCGAACCTGAGCGGATGCAGCGGCGGTACCCAGCCGATCGCGTACATGGGTCTCCACGGCCTGCGGGACAACGTCCTTCCCATCTCCGGGGGACGGGCGCTGCGTGACCAGTTCGTCAGGAACAACGGCTGCACCCCGCAGAACCCGCCCGAGCCGGCGTCCGGCAGCCTGACGCACATCGTCACCGCCTACTCCGGCTGCAAGTCCGGGTACCCGGTCGTCTGGGCCGCGTTCGACGGAGCGGGCCACGACCCGGGCCCGATCGACGGGTGCACCTGCGACGGCTGGCACACCTGGACCTCCGGCGAGGTGTGGAAGTTCTTCAGCCAGTTCGGCTCCGGCACCACGCCGCCGCCCCCGCCCGGTGGCAACCAGCAGATCGTCGGCCAGGCGTCGGGCCGCTGCGTTGATGTCCCGAACAGCAGCCAGACCAACGGCACCCAGACCCAGCTGTGGGACTGCAACGGCCAGGCCAACCAGCACTGGACCACCACCACGAGCAAGCAGCTCACGGTCTACGGCAACAAGTGCCTGGACGCCTCGGGCAAGGGGACCAGCAACGGCACCGCCGTGGTGATCTGGGACTGCAACGGCGGCACCAACCAGCAGTGGAACGTCAACTCCAACGGCACCATCACCGGAGTGCAGTCGGGCCTGTGCCTGGACGCCACCGGCACCGGCACGGCGAACGGCACGAAGCTCCAGCTGTGGGCCTGCTCGGGCGCGGGCAACCAGCAGTGGAGTCTGCACAGCTGA
- a CDS encoding S53 family peptidase yields the protein MRTLFTTGVRRSVLSLAAVAGLAFGALGAAGTADAASSSPHDKVTTARSCAMPAHPGYMACNALRVTGGTPAKSQAVAHLSAQAAAATPSGLGPADIQSAYNLASAAASSGSGLTVAIVDAMDDPNAESDLATYRSQYGLPDCTSANGCFSKVDQTGGTNYPTADSGWAGEISLDLDMVSATCPNCNILLVEAASSSMDDLGAAVNEAVSLGAKFVSNSYGGGESSADSGYDSSYFNHPGVAITVSAGDSGYGVEYPAASPYVTAVGGTSLTADSSSRGWSEKVWGTTAGGNGSGSGCSRYSAKPSWQHDRGCSRRTVADVSAVADPATGVAVYDSYQASGWNVYGGTSASAPIIASVYALAGTPSTSVPAADAYANPSALNDVTSGANGSCRGSYLCTGRVGYDGPTGLGTPNGTAAFTG from the coding sequence TTGCGTACCCTCTTCACGACCGGCGTCCGCCGCTCGGTCCTCTCCCTTGCCGCCGTCGCCGGCCTGGCGTTCGGCGCGCTCGGTGCGGCCGGCACGGCTGACGCCGCGTCAAGCTCCCCCCACGACAAGGTGACCACGGCCCGGTCCTGCGCCATGCCGGCGCACCCCGGCTACATGGCGTGCAATGCGCTGCGGGTCACCGGCGGCACCCCGGCCAAGTCCCAGGCGGTCGCTCACCTCTCCGCCCAGGCCGCCGCCGCGACCCCCTCCGGTCTCGGTCCCGCGGACATCCAGAGCGCCTACAACCTGGCCTCGGCCGCGGCCTCCAGCGGCTCCGGCCTGACGGTGGCGATCGTCGACGCCATGGACGACCCGAACGCCGAGTCTGACCTGGCCACCTACCGCAGCCAGTACGGCCTGCCGGACTGCACCAGCGCGAACGGCTGCTTCAGCAAGGTCGACCAGACCGGCGGCACCAACTACCCGACGGCCGACAGTGGTTGGGCCGGTGAGATCTCGCTCGACCTCGACATGGTCAGCGCCACCTGCCCGAACTGCAACATCCTGCTGGTCGAGGCCGCCTCGTCCAGCATGGACGACCTCGGCGCCGCGGTGAACGAGGCGGTCTCGCTGGGCGCCAAGTTCGTCTCCAACAGCTACGGCGGCGGCGAGTCCTCCGCTGACTCCGGGTACGACAGCAGCTACTTCAACCACCCCGGGGTGGCGATCACCGTCTCGGCCGGCGACTCCGGCTACGGCGTGGAGTACCCGGCGGCCTCGCCCTACGTCACCGCGGTCGGCGGCACCTCGCTGACCGCCGACTCCAGCTCGCGCGGCTGGTCGGAGAAGGTCTGGGGCACCACCGCCGGTGGCAACGGCAGCGGTTCGGGCTGCTCGCGGTACTCCGCCAAGCCCAGCTGGCAGCATGACCGCGGCTGCTCCCGCCGCACCGTCGCCGACGTCTCCGCCGTCGCCGACCCGGCCACCGGGGTCGCGGTCTACGACAGCTACCAGGCCTCCGGCTGGAACGTCTACGGCGGCACCAGCGCCTCCGCGCCGATCATCGCCTCGGTCTACGCGCTGGCGGGTACGCCGAGCACGTCCGTCCCGGCCGCCGACGCCTACGCCAACCCCTCGGCCCTGAACGACGTCACCTCGGGTGCCAACGGCAGCTGC
- a CDS encoding ricin-type beta-trefoil lectin domain protein, whose translation MKPTQRTLSAFSRSRGALVAALAAAGVVAAPVAVSHAATMTTLYVSPSGSGTACSSSAPCSLTQAKTSVEAVNGNMTGDIVVQLAGGTYRLTAPLTLGSADSGSNGHQVVWQAAPGANPVLSGGQQVTGWSLKDSANNIYAASVPTGTDSRQLFVDGMLAPRAAISISRGDVNITSGGMTIVNSALNYLASLPQQNRIELESQNSFTDRFAPVQSISGTTITMQQPAWNNNNWGYDTLFKPFAGGSLQLENSYSFLKTAGQWYLDPQAGQLYYKAPAGWQAGAHDIELPRLTSLLQIGGSSYSSPAHDITFQGVGFSHTTWLQPSTNVGYADQQSGTFLGSTFTQPSDFMTSCQSGCQLFEAARNSWSQVPAAVQVSAAGSITFSGNSFSHLGQVGLGIGNDANAHASGVGLGASGITVSGNTFTDDSGAGIVVGGVRPDAHHPSNAAMTNQNITIQNNQISDVAKDYKDMAGILSTYVTHAVITHNEVSNLAYDGIDVGWGWGANDAGGSQDYQNRGLYNYQPVYTTATTLKNTVISYNKVHGTKKVFHDGGSIYTLSANPGTSIDHNYVYDNKNTVGLYLDEGSRYETLSSNVVQDSGVWAFTNASGGNNTNDSTFSGNWYNGGATQVATGAPHNNVLTGNVQVSGTNWPSGAQQVIAQAGVTSGSGGTSGALHAVGAGKCLDVPNASTTLGTQTQIWDCNGQSNQTFTRTANGELAVYSGTGQLCLDAYGKGTTNGTKVAIWTCNGQTNQQWTFNSNGTITGVQSGLCLDVSGAATSNGALVQLWTCNGQSNQQWTLS comes from the coding sequence ATGAAACCCACCCAACGCACACTCTCGGCGTTCAGCCGCAGCCGAGGGGCCCTCGTCGCGGCCCTGGCCGCCGCCGGCGTCGTAGCCGCGCCCGTCGCGGTATCGCACGCGGCGACGATGACCACCCTGTACGTTTCGCCGAGCGGCAGCGGAACCGCCTGCTCCTCCTCGGCCCCCTGCTCCCTGACCCAGGCGAAGACCTCCGTCGAAGCCGTCAACGGGAACATGACCGGGGACATCGTGGTGCAACTCGCGGGCGGCACCTACCGGCTGACCGCGCCGCTCACGCTCGGCAGCGCGGACTCGGGCAGCAACGGCCACCAGGTGGTCTGGCAGGCCGCCCCGGGCGCGAACCCGGTGCTGTCCGGCGGCCAGCAGGTGACCGGCTGGTCCCTGAAGGACTCCGCCAACAACATCTACGCGGCCTCGGTCCCCACCGGCACCGACTCGCGGCAGCTGTTCGTCGACGGGATGCTCGCGCCGCGGGCGGCGATCTCCATCTCGCGGGGCGACGTGAACATCACCTCCGGCGGGATGACCATCGTCAACTCGGCGCTGAACTACCTGGCTTCGCTGCCGCAGCAGAACCGGATCGAGCTGGAGAGCCAGAACTCCTTCACCGACCGCTTCGCCCCGGTGCAGTCCATCAGCGGGACCACCATCACCATGCAGCAGCCGGCCTGGAACAACAACAACTGGGGCTACGACACCCTGTTCAAGCCCTTCGCCGGCGGGTCGCTGCAGCTGGAGAACTCCTACTCGTTCCTGAAGACCGCCGGGCAGTGGTACCTGGACCCGCAGGCGGGCCAGCTGTACTACAAGGCCCCCGCGGGCTGGCAGGCCGGCGCGCACGACATCGAACTGCCCCGGCTGACGTCCCTGCTGCAGATCGGCGGCAGCAGCTACAGCAGCCCCGCCCACGACATCACCTTCCAGGGCGTCGGCTTCAGCCACACCACCTGGCTGCAGCCCAGCACCAACGTCGGCTACGCGGACCAGCAGAGCGGGACGTTCCTGGGGAGCACCTTCACCCAGCCCTCCGACTTCATGACCTCCTGCCAGTCGGGATGCCAGCTGTTCGAGGCTGCCCGCAACAGCTGGAGCCAGGTGCCGGCGGCCGTGCAGGTCTCGGCGGCCGGTTCCATCACCTTCTCCGGGAACTCGTTCTCCCACCTGGGCCAGGTGGGCCTCGGCATCGGAAACGACGCCAACGCGCACGCCTCGGGCGTCGGTCTGGGAGCGTCCGGCATCACGGTCTCGGGCAACACGTTCACCGACGACTCCGGGGCGGGCATCGTGGTCGGCGGCGTGCGGCCCGACGCCCACCACCCGTCCAACGCCGCGATGACCAACCAGAACATCACCATCCAGAACAACCAGATCAGTGACGTCGCCAAGGACTACAAGGACATGGCCGGGATCCTCTCGACCTATGTCACCCACGCCGTCATCACCCACAACGAGGTCTCGAACCTCGCCTACGACGGCATCGACGTCGGATGGGGCTGGGGGGCCAACGACGCCGGCGGCAGCCAGGACTACCAGAACCGCGGCCTCTACAACTACCAGCCCGTCTACACCACGGCGACGACCCTGAAGAACACCGTCATCAGCTACAACAAGGTGCACGGCACCAAGAAGGTGTTCCACGACGGCGGCAGCATCTACACCCTGTCGGCCAACCCCGGTACGAGCATCGACCACAACTACGTCTACGACAACAAGAACACCGTCGGCCTCTACCTCGACGAGGGCTCCCGCTACGAGACCCTCAGCAGCAACGTGGTCCAGGACTCGGGCGTGTGGGCCTTCACCAACGCGAGCGGCGGCAACAACACCAACGACAGCACCTTCTCCGGCAACTGGTACAACGGGGGCGCCACCCAGGTCGCCACCGGCGCTCCGCACAACAACGTGCTCACCGGGAACGTCCAGGTCAGCGGCACCAACTGGCCGTCCGGGGCGCAGCAGGTGATCGCCCAGGCGGGCGTGACGAGCGGCAGCGGCGGCACCAGCGGAGCGCTGCACGCCGTGGGCGCCGGCAAGTGCCTGGACGTGCCGAACGCGTCGACCACCCTCGGCACCCAGACCCAGATCTGGGACTGCAACGGCCAGAGCAACCAGACCTTCACCCGCACCGCGAACGGCGAGCTGGCGGTCTACAGCGGCACCGGCCAGCTCTGCCTGGACGCCTACGGCAAGGGCACCACCAACGGCACCAAGGTCGCGATCTGGACCTGCAACGGCCAGACCAACCAGCAGTGGACCTTCAACTCCAACGGCACCATCACCGGTGTCCAGTCCGGACTCTGCCTGGACGTGAGCGGCGCTGCCACCAGCAACGGCGCACTGGTCCAGCTGTGGACCTGCAACGGCCAGAGCAACCAGCAGTGGACCCTTTCCTGA
- a CDS encoding arabinofuranosidase catalytic domain-containing protein, translating to MHHRTSSVSTGLRPISLAAVLLLVLATAMAALGGRAAANGPATGTQSAPARPAAAAALPCDLYAAAGAPCIAAHATTRALFAGYNGPLYQIQRGSDHTYHDVGLLSVGGYADASAQTSFCAGTSCTITKIYDQTSHHNDMPVSSGGYWKGPGPNGADVGADASALPVMAGGHLVFGVKVTQGVGYRVDHANGAPTGSQPEGIYMVTSSDFTNQWCCFDYGSGENSHTDTGNATMNAIYWGNACWFGGCTGTGPWVEADLENGMFHTNTGSNKDPNNQGVHYPFVSAMEKNNGTSNFTLKYGNAASGGLTTPYSGPLPNGYSPMKTDSSLLLGTGGDNSVSGQGEFFEGAITAGFPSDATENSVQASITAAGYGSSGTGGAAAPLRSTSANRCLDVPNSTQTNGTQTQLWDCHGGTNQQWTQTAAKELRVFGGKCLDAEAKGTANGTKAIIWDCNGQTNQQWNVNADGTVTSVQSGLCLDVSAYGTANGTLIQLWQCTGASNQKWARS from the coding sequence ATGCACCACCGCACGTCCTCCGTCTCCACCGGCTTACGCCCGATCAGCCTGGCCGCTGTGCTGCTGCTGGTCCTCGCGACGGCGATGGCTGCCCTCGGCGGCCGAGCCGCCGCGAACGGTCCCGCCACGGGGACCCAGTCCGCCCCCGCCCGCCCTGCCGCGGCGGCGGCGCTGCCCTGCGACCTCTACGCGGCCGCCGGCGCGCCCTGCATAGCAGCGCACGCAACCACCCGGGCACTGTTCGCCGGTTACAACGGCCCGCTCTACCAGATCCAGCGCGGATCCGACCACACCTACCACGACGTGGGCCTGCTCTCCGTCGGCGGCTACGCCGACGCGTCGGCCCAGACGTCCTTCTGCGCCGGAACCTCGTGCACCATCACCAAGATCTACGACCAGACCAGTCACCACAACGACATGCCCGTATCCTCGGGCGGCTACTGGAAGGGACCGGGTCCGAACGGCGCCGACGTCGGCGCCGACGCCTCGGCCCTGCCCGTCATGGCGGGCGGACACCTGGTCTTCGGCGTCAAGGTCACGCAGGGCGTGGGCTACCGCGTCGACCACGCCAACGGAGCTCCCACCGGTTCCCAGCCCGAGGGCATCTACATGGTGACCTCGTCCGACTTCACCAACCAATGGTGCTGCTTCGACTACGGCAGCGGCGAGAACAGCCACACCGACACCGGTAACGCCACCATGAACGCCATCTACTGGGGCAATGCCTGCTGGTTCGGCGGCTGCACCGGCACCGGCCCCTGGGTCGAGGCCGACCTGGAGAACGGGATGTTCCACACCAACACCGGCTCCAACAAGGACCCCAACAACCAGGGCGTCCACTACCCGTTCGTCAGCGCCATGGAGAAGAACAACGGGACCAGCAACTTCACGCTGAAGTACGGGAACGCCGCGAGCGGCGGGCTCACCACCCCCTACTCCGGTCCACTGCCCAACGGCTACTCGCCGATGAAGACCGACAGCTCCCTGCTGCTCGGGACCGGCGGCGACAACAGCGTCTCCGGCCAGGGCGAGTTCTTCGAGGGCGCCATCACCGCGGGCTTCCCCTCGGACGCCACCGAGAACTCGGTGCAGGCGAGCATCACCGCTGCCGGCTACGGCAGTTCCGGCACCGGCGGCGCGGCCGCCCCGCTGCGCAGCACCAGCGCCAACCGCTGCCTGGACGTCCCGAACAGCACTCAGACCAACGGCACCCAGACGCAGTTGTGGGACTGCCACGGCGGCACGAACCAGCAGTGGACGCAGACCGCCGCCAAGGAGTTGCGGGTCTTCGGCGGCAAGTGCCTGGACGCCGAGGCCAAGGGCACCGCGAACGGCACCAAGGCGATCATCTGGGACTGCAACGGCCAGACCAACCAGCAGTGGAACGTCAACGCCGACGGTACGGTCACCAGCGTCCAGTCCGGCCTCTGCCTGGACGTCAGCGCCTACGGCACCGCCAACGGCACCCTGATCCAGTTGTGGCAGTGCACCGGTGCCAGCAACCAGAAATGGGCCCGCAGTTGA
- a CDS encoding thiomuracin/GE37468 family thiazolyl RiPP peptide codes for MEGFDNLVLDDSAFELVDLGEVVPASVTAGYGLTELSASKGSSSCCCCCPCCSCT; via the coding sequence ATGGAGGGATTCGACAACCTGGTGCTGGACGACAGCGCCTTCGAGCTGGTCGACCTGGGCGAGGTCGTGCCCGCTTCGGTGACCGCCGGCTACGGCCTCACGGAGCTGTCCGCTTCGAAGGGCTCGAGCAGCTGCTGCTGCTGCTGCCCGTGCTGCTCCTGCACCTGA
- a CDS encoding thiomuracin/GE37468 family thiazolyl RiPP peptide — protein MEGFDNLVLDDSTFELVDLGEVVPASVTAGYGLTELSASGGASSCCCCCPCCSCT, from the coding sequence ATGGAGGGATTCGACAACCTGGTGCTGGACGACAGCACCTTCGAGCTGGTCGACCTGGGCGAGGTCGTGCCCGCTTCGGTGACCGCCGGCTACGGCCTCACGGAGCTGTCCGCTTCTGGCGGCGCCAGCAGCTGCTGCTGCTGCTGCCCGTGCTGCTCCTGCACCTGA